In Elaeis guineensis isolate ETL-2024a chromosome 1, EG11, whole genome shotgun sequence, a genomic segment contains:
- the LOC105039571 gene encoding transcription factor IBH1-like 1, with protein MHASNSFTEIFLKHMLLGLQNGVASKNMSFLQRKRAIKLTADVAMAFAKDGAKWSHALIMNLSKKTENRTLLRSILGREYERLTKPCLSWKMPRAKKILQRSFKMHSRIKKGARQLRGVNAASVRAGAAVTRTKVLKRLVPGGEHLDDSSLLEETLDYVISLRAQVDLMHLLVKALDVPNPNLCNKGESGEFLF; from the exons ATGCATGCCTCTAACTCATTCACAGAAATCTTCCTGAAACACATGTTGTTGGGACTCCAAAATGGAGTTGCATCCAAGAACATGAGCTTCCTGCAGAGGAAGAGAGCCATCAAGCTCACGGCTGACGTTGCCATGGCATTCGCTAAAGATGGTGCGAAGTGGAGCCATGCGCTCATCATGAACCTCTCAAAGAAAACTGAGAACAGGACCCTACTAAGGAGCATCCTGGGTCGTGAATATGAGAGGCTAACCAAGCCATGCCTCTCATGGAAGATGCCTAGAGCCAAGAAGATCTTGCAAAGAAGCTTCAAGATGCACTCTAGAATAAAGAAGGGTGCACGTCAATTGCGAGGTGTAAACGCAGCAAGTGTTCGTGCTGGGGCTGCCGTGACGAGGACCAAAGTGCTCAAACGCCTTGTGCCAGGAGGCGAGCACTTGGACGACTCCTCTTTGTTGGAGGAAACCCTAGACTATGTCATCTCCCTTCGAGCTCAGGTTGATCTAATGCATCTCCTTGTCAAGGCCCTCGATGTTCCAAATCCCAA CTTATGCAACAAGGGAGAAAGTGGAGAATTCCTATTTTGA